One segment of Phaeacidiphilus oryzae TH49 DNA contains the following:
- a CDS encoding acyl-CoA dehydrogenase family protein encodes MSTLDTLGEDERFVVQTVRDFVNKDVKPVVNELEHANTYPEALIEKMKQLGIYGLAIPEEYGGNAVSMPCYVLVTEELARGWMSLAGAMGGHTVVAKLLLNFGTEEQKRRYLPRMATGEIRATMALTEPGGGSDLQNMRTVARRAEDGSYLVNGSKTWITNSRRSQLIALLCKTDPEASPAHKGISILLVEHGPGLTVSRDLPKLGYKGVESCELSFEDYRAAPDAVLGGAEGAGFPQMMKGLETGRLQVAARALGVGKAALEDALAYSQERESFGKPIWKHQSIGNYLADMATSLTAARQLTLYAAREADAGRRVDMEAGMAKLFASETAMTIALNAVRIHGGYGYSTEFDVERYFRDAPLMIVGEGTNEIQRNVIAAQLIKRGGLDAE; translated from the coding sequence ATGAGCACCCTCGACACCCTCGGCGAGGACGAGCGCTTCGTCGTCCAGACCGTTCGCGACTTCGTCAACAAGGACGTCAAGCCGGTCGTCAACGAGCTCGAACACGCCAACACCTATCCCGAGGCGCTCATCGAGAAGATGAAGCAGCTCGGCATCTACGGCCTGGCCATCCCCGAGGAGTACGGCGGCAACGCCGTCTCCATGCCCTGCTACGTGCTGGTCACCGAGGAGCTGGCGCGCGGCTGGATGTCCCTGGCCGGCGCGATGGGCGGGCACACCGTGGTCGCCAAACTGCTGCTCAACTTCGGTACGGAGGAGCAGAAGCGCCGCTACCTCCCGAGGATGGCCACCGGCGAGATCCGCGCCACGATGGCCCTCACCGAGCCCGGCGGCGGCTCCGACCTGCAGAACATGCGCACGGTCGCGCGCCGGGCCGAGGACGGGTCCTACCTGGTCAACGGCTCCAAGACCTGGATCACCAACTCCCGCCGCTCGCAGCTGATCGCGCTGCTCTGCAAGACCGACCCGGAGGCCAGCCCCGCCCACAAGGGGATCTCCATCCTGCTGGTCGAGCACGGCCCCGGTCTTACGGTCTCCCGCGACCTCCCCAAGCTGGGCTACAAGGGCGTCGAGAGCTGCGAACTCTCCTTCGAGGACTACAGGGCGGCGCCGGACGCCGTGCTCGGCGGGGCGGAGGGGGCCGGCTTCCCCCAGATGATGAAGGGCCTGGAGACCGGCCGCCTCCAGGTCGCCGCCCGAGCCCTCGGCGTCGGCAAGGCCGCGCTGGAGGACGCCCTGGCGTACTCCCAGGAGCGGGAGTCCTTCGGCAAGCCGATCTGGAAGCACCAGTCCATCGGCAACTACCTGGCCGACATGGCCACCTCCCTGACCGCCGCCCGCCAGCTCACCCTGTACGCGGCGCGGGAGGCGGACGCCGGCCGGCGGGTCGACATGGAGGCCGGCATGGCGAAGCTCTTCGCCTCCGAGACGGCGATGACCATCGCCCTCAACGCGGTCCGCATCCACGGCGGCTACGGCTACTCCACCGAGTTCGACGTGGAACGCTACTTCCGGGACGCCCCCCTGATGATCGTCGGCGAAGGCACCAACGAGATCCAACGCAACGTCATCGCCGCCCAGTTGATCAAGCGCGGCGGCCTCGACGCCGAGTGA
- a CDS encoding CaiB/BaiF CoA transferase family protein has translation MTVVSLEQAVAAPFATRQLADLGARVIKIERPGGGDFARRYDTSVHGTSSYFVWLNRSKESLSLDLKQDGAKEILHQLLAEADVFVQNLAPGAADRLGLGAAELQSRYPRLIPCTVSGYGTDGPWADRKAYDLLIQCQTGLVSLTGTAEEAARVGVSVADIAAGMYAYSGILTALFTRATTGRARPVEVSLFEALAEWMNQPAYYTRFTGTQPPRVGTQHATIAPYGAYTAADGKDVLFSIQTEREWAAVCAEFLGDPALATDPRFATQGDRVANRPALNAIIAERFSRSDSSEIQKELDRIAVANAGVNSVAEFLDHPVLSGRGRWREVAVPGGAAVPALLPPADLAGVSPRMGPVPSPGEHTDAILASLGRGPEEIAALRARKAV, from the coding sequence ATCACCGTGGTCAGCCTGGAGCAGGCGGTGGCCGCCCCCTTCGCCACCCGCCAGCTCGCCGACCTCGGGGCCAGGGTCATCAAGATCGAGCGCCCCGGCGGCGGCGACTTCGCCCGCCGCTACGACACCTCGGTGCACGGCACCTCCTCCTACTTCGTCTGGCTGAACCGCTCCAAGGAGTCGCTCAGCCTGGACCTCAAGCAGGACGGCGCCAAGGAGATCCTCCACCAACTCCTCGCCGAGGCCGACGTGTTCGTGCAGAACCTGGCCCCGGGCGCGGCCGACCGCCTCGGCCTGGGCGCGGCCGAACTCCAGTCCCGCTACCCGAGGCTGATCCCCTGCACGGTCTCCGGCTACGGAACCGACGGCCCGTGGGCCGACCGCAAGGCCTACGACCTGCTGATCCAGTGCCAGACCGGCCTGGTCTCGCTCACCGGCACCGCCGAGGAGGCGGCCCGGGTCGGCGTCTCGGTCGCCGACATCGCCGCCGGGATGTACGCCTACTCCGGCATCCTCACCGCGCTCTTCACCCGCGCCACCACCGGCCGGGCCCGCCCGGTCGAGGTCTCGCTCTTCGAGGCGCTGGCCGAGTGGATGAACCAGCCCGCCTACTACACCCGCTTCACCGGCACCCAGCCGCCGCGGGTCGGCACCCAGCACGCCACCATCGCCCCGTACGGCGCGTACACCGCCGCCGACGGCAAGGACGTCCTCTTCTCGATCCAGACCGAGCGCGAGTGGGCGGCCGTGTGCGCCGAGTTCCTCGGCGACCCGGCCCTGGCCACCGACCCGCGGTTCGCCACCCAGGGCGACCGCGTGGCCAACCGCCCGGCCCTGAACGCGATCATCGCCGAGCGCTTCTCCCGCTCCGACAGCAGCGAGATCCAGAAGGAGCTGGACCGGATCGCGGTCGCCAACGCGGGCGTGAACAGCGTCGCCGAGTTCCTCGACCACCCCGTCCTCTCCGGCCGCGGCCGCTGGCGGGAGGTCGCCGTCCCCGGCGGGGCCGCCGTACCGGCCCTGCTGCCGCCGGCCGACCTGGCCGGGGTCAGCCCCCGGATGGGCCCGGTCCCGTCCCCCGGCGAGCACACCGACGCGATCCTCGCCTCCCTCGGCCGCGGCCCCGAGGAGATCGCCGCCCTCCGCGCCCGCAAGGCCGTCTGA
- a CDS encoding class I SAM-dependent methyltransferase: MSESVRENTATYDRIAGAYAERWSSSEDWWTSELDWLADRLGEGATVGDLGCGPGLHAAAMRRRGLRAVGLDLSAGMLRSAGVPGLAQADMRALPLRDGALDAVWCAAALLHIPREGAAGVLREFARVLRPDGGLAMLSVAEGEGEYVEAVSYRPELRRNFVLYGEEELTGLLDGVGLRVEAVRRRTTHRSWLHVRARSWGPVATAPGAGAGPGAGV, translated from the coding sequence GTGAGCGAATCTGTGCGCGAGAACACCGCGACCTACGACCGGATCGCCGGTGCGTACGCCGAACGCTGGTCGTCGAGCGAGGACTGGTGGACGTCCGAACTCGACTGGCTGGCGGACCGGTTGGGGGAGGGCGCGACGGTCGGCGACCTCGGCTGCGGCCCGGGGCTGCATGCGGCGGCGATGCGCCGGCGCGGGCTGCGCGCGGTCGGCCTCGACCTGTCCGCGGGGATGCTGCGGTCGGCGGGGGTGCCGGGCCTCGCGCAGGCCGACATGCGGGCGCTGCCGCTGCGGGACGGGGCGCTGGACGCGGTGTGGTGCGCTGCGGCGCTGCTGCACATACCCCGGGAGGGGGCCGCGGGGGTGCTGCGGGAGTTCGCGCGGGTGCTGCGGCCGGACGGCGGGCTCGCGATGCTCTCGGTGGCCGAGGGCGAGGGCGAGTACGTCGAGGCCGTCTCCTACCGGCCCGAGCTGCGGCGGAACTTCGTGCTGTACGGCGAGGAGGAGCTGACGGGGCTGCTGGACGGGGTCGGGCTGCGGGTGGAGGCGGTGCGGCGGCGGACGACGCATCGCAGCTGGCTGCATGTGCGGGCGCGGTCCTGGGGCCCGGTCGCGACGGCGCCCGGGGCCGGGGCCGGGCCCGGGGCCGGGGTCTAG
- a CDS encoding PspC domain-containing protein — protein MEGRRHQEHRGRQEHRERREHPHPARPPYTPPPPYQPTVRPPLERRPENRVIAGVCGALGRHLSLDPVIFRVVLAVLCVSGGIGLFLYGLAWLIIPIGGVAPRRNELQRLLSGHVDAQSLGAILITLLGTGVLFAYMSEGNHFFSLLLIALLAIAAIRYDPARHPHPRQTAETPTAPPGSEPQDAVPADARPTAPADWPGSAPVGPPAPEDGPPPPPPEPIAPTPLPAPAWWQRENPPPPPPAWAPAADDTAGLPAYERERSFLTPLFLLLALLAGTGVWLAAYARHHSADVATILAAALLTLAAGLLVGALHGRGRGRTLALPALLLTLLLAGVSALPAPLRTGGGHRTWAPASASAVHSPYQLGAGRAELDLSRAAPGAGRTLGVKARVGAGYLRVQLPPDVAVRISAQTGAGDLILPDGSTHSGLARDETLKLPSAAPQSHGTIALDLAVGAGRLEVDR, from the coding sequence ATGGAAGGCCGCCGCCACCAAGAACACCGGGGACGCCAGGAGCACCGGGAGCGCCGGGAGCATCCGCACCCCGCGCGCCCCCCGTACACCCCGCCACCCCCCTATCAGCCCACCGTCCGGCCCCCGCTGGAGCGCCGCCCGGAGAACAGGGTGATCGCGGGCGTCTGCGGTGCCCTCGGCCGGCACCTCTCCCTGGACCCGGTGATCTTCCGGGTGGTCCTAGCCGTCCTCTGCGTCTCCGGCGGCATCGGCCTCTTCCTGTACGGGCTGGCCTGGCTGATCATCCCGATCGGCGGCGTGGCGCCGCGCCGCAACGAGCTCCAGCGGCTGCTGAGCGGCCACGTCGACGCCCAGTCGCTGGGCGCCATCCTGATCACCCTCCTCGGCACCGGCGTCCTCTTCGCGTACATGAGCGAGGGCAACCACTTCTTCTCCCTGCTGCTGATCGCCCTGCTGGCGATCGCCGCCATCCGCTACGATCCGGCCCGCCATCCGCACCCCCGGCAGACCGCCGAAACGCCCACGGCACCGCCCGGGAGCGAACCGCAGGACGCCGTCCCCGCGGACGCCCGCCCCACCGCGCCCGCCGACTGGCCGGGGTCCGCCCCCGTCGGCCCGCCCGCGCCCGAGGACGGACCGCCGCCCCCGCCCCCCGAGCCGATCGCCCCCACCCCACTGCCCGCTCCGGCCTGGTGGCAGCGCGAGAACCCGCCGCCGCCCCCGCCGGCCTGGGCCCCGGCCGCCGACGACACGGCCGGACTCCCCGCGTACGAGCGCGAGCGGTCCTTTCTGACGCCCCTCTTCCTCCTCCTGGCGCTCCTCGCCGGCACCGGCGTCTGGCTGGCCGCCTACGCCCGGCACCACTCCGCCGACGTGGCGACGATCCTGGCCGCCGCGCTGCTGACCCTCGCGGCCGGGCTGCTGGTCGGCGCCCTCCACGGACGCGGACGGGGCCGCACCCTGGCCCTGCCCGCGCTGCTGCTCACCCTTCTGCTGGCGGGGGTGAGCGCCCTGCCGGCCCCGCTGCGCACCGGTGGCGGCCATCGCACCTGGGCCCCCGCCTCCGCCTCCGCCGTCCACTCCCCTTACCAACTCGGCGCCGGACGGGCCGAGTTGGACCTCAGCCGGGCCGCCCCCGGGGCCGGCCGCACCCTCGGCGTCAAGGCCCGGGTCGGCGCCGGCTACCTCCGCGTTCAGCTGCCGCCGGACGTCGCGGTCCGGATCTCCGCGCAGACCGGGGCGGGCGACCTGATCCTCCCCGACGGCAGCACCCACAGCGGCCTGGCCCGCGACGAGACCCTGAAACTGCCCTCCGCCGCGCCGCAGTCGCACGGCACCATCGCGCTGGACCTCGCGGTCGGCGCCGGACGCCTGGAAGTGGACCGTTGA
- a CDS encoding MmgE/PrpD family protein — MSEATATPGPPRPTVAATLAAWAHGYRPDADDLALADRALTDTLAVALAAREDALRPIAAGLPAAARWAAMAHVLDFDDLHTDTTTHISVVTVPAVLAAGGGDAGARAYLAGAGVFARLAARLGWRHYAEGWHITCTAGAPAAAVAAGVAYGLTPEQLATAMALAVPAAGGVQEAFGTHGKSLQVGFAAEAGVRAARLARAGATADPRALDSWLRKLGADPEAEEPLPASPAVPGGLAIKLFPCCYAMQRPIAALRELKDRTDGREISRVTVTTPAGTVHPLIHARPSTGLEGKFSLPYAVATALVDDYPGFAAFTDASVRRPEARALIERTAEERLPIETENLLEGEVSIEVELAGGERLHTAMTLPPGAPGRPPTDEELAGKLAACGPDVPALLAGIDWTGGAELLAKTYPLTLPQEEKA, encoded by the coding sequence GTGTCCGAAGCGACCGCGACCCCAGGCCCGCCCCGGCCGACCGTCGCCGCCACCCTCGCCGCCTGGGCCCACGGGTACCGGCCGGACGCCGACGACCTGGCCCTCGCCGACCGGGCGCTGACCGACACCCTCGCGGTGGCCCTGGCCGCCCGCGAGGACGCCCTCCGGCCGATCGCCGCCGGACTCCCGGCTGCCGCCCGCTGGGCCGCGATGGCGCACGTCCTCGACTTCGACGACCTCCACACCGACACCACCACCCACATCTCGGTGGTCACCGTCCCCGCCGTGCTCGCCGCCGGCGGCGGGGACGCGGGCGCCCGGGCATACCTCGCCGGCGCCGGGGTCTTCGCCCGGCTGGCCGCCCGCCTCGGCTGGCGGCACTACGCCGAGGGCTGGCACATCACCTGCACCGCGGGCGCCCCGGCGGCGGCCGTCGCGGCGGGCGTGGCCTACGGATTGACGCCGGAGCAGCTGGCCACCGCGATGGCCCTGGCGGTCCCCGCGGCCGGCGGAGTCCAGGAGGCCTTCGGCACCCACGGCAAGTCCCTCCAGGTCGGCTTCGCCGCCGAGGCGGGCGTGCGCGCGGCCCGGCTGGCCCGCGCCGGCGCGACCGCCGACCCACGCGCCCTCGACTCCTGGCTGCGCAAGCTCGGCGCCGACCCCGAGGCGGAAGAGCCGCTTCCGGCGAGCCCCGCCGTCCCCGGCGGCCTCGCCATCAAGCTCTTCCCCTGCTGCTACGCCATGCAGCGGCCGATCGCCGCCCTCCGCGAGCTCAAGGACCGTACGGACGGCCGGGAGATCTCCCGGGTCACCGTCACCACCCCGGCCGGCACCGTCCACCCGCTGATCCACGCCCGGCCGTCCACCGGCCTTGAGGGCAAGTTCTCCCTCCCCTACGCCGTGGCCACCGCGCTGGTCGACGACTACCCGGGCTTCGCCGCCTTCACCGACGCCTCCGTCCGCCGCCCGGAGGCGCGGGCCCTGATCGAGCGGACCGCCGAGGAGCGCCTGCCGATCGAGACCGAGAACCTCCTGGAGGGCGAGGTCTCGATCGAGGTCGAGCTGGCCGGCGGCGAGCGCCTCCACACCGCGATGACCCTGCCACCGGGCGCTCCCGGCCGCCCGCCGACCGACGAGGAGCTGGCCGGCAAGCTGGCCGCCTGCGGCCCCGACGTTCCCGCCCTGCTGGCCGGCATCGACTGGACCGGCGGCGCCGAACTCCTCGCCAAGACCTACCCGCTGACGCTCCCTCAGGAGGAGAAGGCGTGA
- a CDS encoding C40 family peptidase, producing MAAKKQTAQKQPGKHRKPRRLTARTARARTAARSAAGLTAAAAASVGVIADPGSADAAQNRPTTPSQARAEIDRLYQQSERETQDYDQATTRLRALQRRADEDRTRLARGQAALESTRTALGAVAAAQYRTGAFTESFRLAFSGSPDRFLAQAGALNQVTQAEKHVLDQYGRQVRALTADRAAAEAAVARASAEQQRLAQAKDRIRSDLAQAQHLLSSLTAADQVSLEKAGSTTPPASTAPAPDAVAAAVVAFAEAQLGKPYAWGAAGPDAYDCSGLTEKAYAAAGISLPRTTYQQVDVGRRIPVSQLAPGDLVFYYSGRSHVGIYVGGGKIIHAPHPGAPVRYAPLDSMPISAATRPA from the coding sequence ATGGCCGCCAAGAAGCAGACCGCCCAGAAGCAGCCCGGCAAGCACCGAAAACCCCGGCGCCTGACCGCCCGCACCGCTCGCGCCCGTACGGCCGCCCGCAGCGCCGCCGGCCTCACCGCCGCAGCCGCCGCCTCGGTGGGCGTCATCGCCGATCCCGGCAGCGCCGACGCCGCCCAGAACAGGCCGACCACCCCCAGCCAGGCCCGCGCCGAGATCGACCGCCTGTACCAGCAGTCCGAGCGGGAGACCCAGGACTACGACCAGGCCACCACCCGCCTCCGCGCCCTCCAGCGCCGGGCGGACGAGGACCGCACCCGGCTCGCCCGCGGCCAGGCCGCCCTGGAGTCCACCCGCACCGCCCTCGGCGCGGTCGCCGCCGCCCAGTACCGCACCGGCGCGTTCACCGAGAGCTTCCGGCTCGCCTTCTCCGGCAGCCCCGACCGCTTCCTCGCCCAGGCCGGCGCCCTCAACCAGGTCACCCAGGCCGAGAAGCACGTCCTCGACCAGTACGGCCGCCAGGTTCGCGCCCTGACCGCGGACCGCGCGGCCGCCGAGGCCGCGGTGGCCCGGGCGAGCGCCGAGCAGCAGCGCCTGGCGCAGGCCAAGGACCGGATCAGGAGCGACCTCGCCCAGGCCCAGCACCTCCTCTCCAGCCTCACCGCGGCCGACCAGGTGAGTCTGGAGAAGGCGGGTTCGACGACTCCCCCGGCCTCCACCGCGCCGGCGCCCGACGCGGTCGCCGCGGCCGTCGTCGCCTTCGCCGAGGCCCAGCTCGGCAAGCCCTACGCGTGGGGCGCCGCGGGCCCGGACGCGTACGACTGCTCGGGACTGACCGAGAAGGCGTACGCGGCGGCCGGGATATCCCTCCCCCGCACCACCTACCAGCAGGTCGACGTCGGCCGCCGGATCCCGGTCTCCCAGCTCGCCCCGGGCGACCTGGTCTTCTACTACTCGGGCCGGAGCCACGTCGGCATCTACGTGGGCGGCGGGAAGATCATCCACGCCCCGCATCCCGGCGCGCCGGTCCGCTACGCGCCGCTGGACTCGATGCCGATCAGCGCCGCCACCCGCCCGGCCTGA
- the guaA gene encoding glutamine-hydrolyzing GMP synthase, which yields MSSASATADSVDRPDAPGSPATVLVVDFGAQYAQLIARRVREARIYSEIVPHDMPAAEMLAKRPAAIILSGGPSSVNDPGTPAVERELLEAGVPVLGICYGFQAMAVALGGTVPATGKREYGRTGLTVSRPGSTLFEGTPDDQAVWMSHGDSVGEAPAGFTVTGSTPGAPIAAFECDEKRLYGVQYHPEVLHSTHGQQVLEHFLYRGAGLAPDWTTENVVEESIEAVRAQVGGKKAICGLSGGVDSAVAAALVQRAIGDQLTCVFVDHGLLRKGEAEQVEKDFVAATGVKLKVVDAQQRFLDALAGVSDPEQKRKIIGREFIRVFEQAAAEVVAEEGGVGGEGAVEFLVQGTLYPDVVESGGGTGTANIKSHHNVGGLPEDLQFQLVEPLRRLFKDEVRKVGEELGLPAEIVWRQPFPGPGLGIRIVGEVTRDRLDLLREADAIAREELTAAGLDREIWQCPVVLLADVRSVGVQGDGRTYGHPIVLRPVSSEDAMTADWTRLPYEVLSKISTRITNEVADVNRVVLDVTSKPPGTIEWE from the coding sequence GTGTCATCAGCATCAGCGACCGCCGACTCCGTGGACCGCCCGGACGCGCCGGGATCCCCCGCCACCGTGCTCGTGGTGGACTTCGGCGCCCAGTACGCCCAGCTCATCGCGCGCCGGGTGCGTGAGGCGCGGATCTACAGCGAGATCGTCCCGCACGACATGCCCGCTGCCGAGATGCTGGCCAAGCGTCCCGCCGCGATCATCCTCTCCGGCGGCCCGTCGTCGGTCAACGACCCGGGCACCCCGGCCGTCGAGCGCGAGCTGCTGGAGGCCGGAGTGCCGGTCCTCGGCATCTGCTACGGCTTCCAGGCCATGGCGGTCGCGCTCGGCGGCACCGTTCCGGCGACCGGGAAGCGCGAGTACGGGCGGACCGGGCTGACCGTGTCCCGCCCCGGCTCCACCCTCTTCGAGGGCACCCCGGACGACCAGGCGGTGTGGATGTCGCACGGCGACTCGGTCGGCGAGGCGCCGGCCGGGTTCACCGTCACCGGCTCCACCCCGGGCGCCCCGATCGCCGCCTTCGAGTGCGACGAGAAGCGGCTGTACGGCGTGCAGTACCACCCCGAGGTGCTCCACTCCACCCACGGCCAGCAGGTGCTGGAGCACTTCCTCTACCGGGGCGCCGGGCTCGCCCCCGACTGGACCACGGAGAACGTGGTCGAGGAGTCGATCGAGGCGGTGCGCGCCCAGGTCGGCGGCAAGAAGGCGATCTGCGGGCTCTCCGGCGGGGTCGACTCGGCGGTCGCCGCCGCGCTCGTCCAGCGGGCCATCGGCGACCAGCTGACCTGCGTCTTCGTCGACCACGGGCTGCTCCGCAAGGGCGAGGCCGAGCAGGTCGAGAAGGACTTCGTGGCCGCCACCGGCGTCAAGCTCAAGGTGGTGGACGCGCAGCAGCGCTTCCTGGACGCGCTGGCCGGGGTCAGCGACCCGGAGCAGAAGCGCAAGATCATCGGCCGTGAGTTCATCCGGGTCTTCGAGCAGGCCGCGGCCGAGGTCGTGGCCGAGGAGGGCGGCGTCGGCGGCGAGGGCGCGGTGGAGTTCCTGGTGCAGGGCACCCTCTACCCGGACGTCGTCGAGTCCGGCGGCGGCACCGGCACCGCGAACATCAAGTCCCACCACAACGTCGGCGGGCTGCCCGAGGACCTGCAGTTCCAGCTGGTCGAGCCGCTGCGCCGGCTCTTCAAGGACGAGGTGCGGAAGGTCGGCGAGGAGCTCGGCCTGCCGGCCGAGATCGTCTGGCGGCAGCCGTTCCCCGGCCCGGGGCTGGGCATCCGGATCGTCGGCGAGGTCACCAGGGACCGCCTGGACCTGCTGCGCGAGGCCGACGCGATCGCCCGCGAGGAGCTGACCGCGGCCGGTCTGGACCGGGAGATCTGGCAGTGCCCGGTGGTGCTGCTGGCCGACGTCCGCTCGGTGGGCGTGCAGGGCGACGGCCGGACCTACGGGCACCCGATCGTGCTGCGCCCGGTCTCCTCCGAGGACGCGATGACCGCGGACTGGACCCGGCTGCCGTACGAGGTGCTGAGCAAGATCTCGACCCGGATCACCAACGAGGTGGCCGACGTCAACCGCGTGGTGCTGGACGTGACCAGCAAGCCGCCGGGGACCATCGAGTGGGAGTAG
- a CDS encoding ATP-binding protein, which translates to MAVPPEQQPPASSASGPSASAASGPPPGPGPASGPAGAGATAAEPPQPPPVRKLYRSSDSRMLGGVAGGLAAHLGIPVLWVRMAFVVLVLGDGLGALLYAAFWFVVPLGMDAATARRFGYRGPGGGRGAPETGAYGRPAGAGRPRRRGLRGLRSALQDTFQGEPGEPVSGATASGATAADGGSGAAGAGAGVGSAAAGGGAGRGGSVFERGPLLALVALVAGVLVLLNTFNRHVSPYMWPLLITGLGVALVWRQADDSRWSRLLAMGSSAGGQRGSAWLRLGSGVLLVAAGIAGFLLMQGSLRDFAQIIEAVLAVLAGVLVLGGPYLLRMWQDLSTERRERIRAQERAEVAAHVHDSVLHTLTLIQRNAEDPKQVVRLARAQERELRRWLYRPASDGSEKEDAPETLAESVRAVAAEVEDAHGVPVEVVCVGDCPMDERLAAAMQAAREAMVNAAKYGGGGPVSVFAEVEGRTVMVFVRDRGPGFDLDAVPEDRMGVRESIIGRMRRNGGSARVRPAPDGGTEVELQMERAES; encoded by the coding sequence GTGGCAGTCCCTCCCGAGCAGCAGCCCCCGGCGTCGTCGGCGTCCGGGCCGTCGGCGTCGGCCGCTTCCGGGCCTCCGCCCGGGCCCGGGCCCGCGTCCGGTCCCGCGGGCGCGGGCGCGACGGCGGCCGAGCCGCCCCAGCCGCCCCCGGTACGCAAGCTCTACCGCAGTTCGGACAGCCGGATGCTGGGCGGGGTGGCCGGCGGACTGGCCGCCCACCTCGGGATCCCGGTGCTGTGGGTGCGGATGGCCTTCGTCGTCCTGGTGCTGGGGGACGGCCTCGGGGCGCTCCTCTACGCGGCGTTCTGGTTCGTGGTGCCGCTCGGGATGGACGCGGCGACCGCGCGGCGGTTCGGCTACCGGGGCCCCGGAGGGGGGCGCGGGGCGCCGGAGACCGGGGCGTACGGACGGCCGGCCGGTGCCGGGCGGCCGCGCCGGCGGGGGTTGCGCGGGCTGCGCAGCGCGCTGCAGGACACCTTCCAGGGGGAGCCGGGCGAGCCGGTCTCCGGGGCGACGGCGAGCGGGGCCACCGCTGCTGACGGCGGGTCAGGCGCCGCCGGCGCCGGGGCCGGAGTCGGGTCCGCTGCTGCGGGCGGAGGGGCCGGCCGGGGCGGATCGGTCTTCGAACGGGGGCCGCTGCTGGCGCTGGTCGCGCTGGTGGCCGGGGTGCTGGTGCTCCTCAACACCTTCAACCGGCATGTCTCGCCGTATATGTGGCCGCTGCTGATCACCGGGCTCGGGGTGGCCCTGGTCTGGCGGCAGGCGGACGACTCGCGCTGGTCGCGGCTGCTGGCCATGGGCTCCTCGGCCGGCGGGCAGCGGGGATCGGCCTGGCTGCGGCTGGGCTCCGGGGTGCTGCTGGTGGCCGCCGGAATCGCCGGCTTCCTGCTGATGCAGGGTTCGCTGCGGGACTTCGCGCAGATCATCGAGGCGGTGCTGGCGGTGCTCGCCGGGGTGCTGGTGCTCGGCGGCCCGTATCTGCTGCGGATGTGGCAGGACCTGAGCACCGAGCGCCGGGAGCGGATCCGGGCGCAGGAGCGCGCCGAGGTGGCCGCGCACGTCCACGACTCCGTGCTGCACACCCTGACGCTGATCCAGCGGAACGCCGAGGACCCCAAGCAGGTCGTCCGGCTGGCCCGGGCGCAGGAGCGCGAGCTGCGGCGCTGGCTGTACCGGCCGGCCTCGGACGGCAGCGAGAAGGAGGACGCCCCGGAGACCCTCGCCGAGTCGGTGCGGGCCGTCGCCGCCGAGGTGGAGGACGCCCACGGGGTGCCGGTGGAGGTGGTCTGCGTCGGCGACTGCCCGATGGACGAACGGCTGGCCGCGGCCATGCAGGCGGCGCGCGAGGCGATGGTGAACGCCGCCAAGTACGGCGGCGGTGGACCGGTTTCGGTGTTCGCCGAGGTCGAGGGCCGTACGGTAATGGTGTTCGTACGGGACCGCGGGCCCGGGTTCGACCTGGACGCGGTGCCGGAGGACCGGATGGGCGTCCGCGAGTCGATCATCGGCCGGATGCGGCGGAACGGCGGCAGCGCGCGGGTGCGCCCGGCGCCGGACGGCGGCACCGAGGTCGAGCTGCAGATGGAGAGAGCGGAATCATGA
- a CDS encoding LuxR C-terminal-related transcriptional regulator, whose product MSSGLSGASAVGGGAGAAGAASGAGAGRRARVVLVDDHRMFRTGVRAEIGETGRTGIDVVGEADDVDQAVAVVGETRPDVVLLDVHLPGGGGVEVLRRCASLMGEGAGTAGAASPAGAGAGVGAGAGAAEGGQPARPVRFLALSVSDAAEDVIGVIRGGARGYVTKTITGDDLVDAVFRVADGDAVFSPRLAGFVLDAFAATDTPPVDEDLDRLTQREREVLRLIARGYAYKEIAKQLFISVKTVESHVSAVLRKLQLSNRHELSRWAAARRLV is encoded by the coding sequence ATGAGCAGCGGTTTGAGCGGCGCGAGCGCCGTGGGCGGCGGGGCGGGCGCGGCCGGGGCGGCCTCCGGCGCGGGCGCCGGGCGGCGGGCGCGGGTCGTGCTGGTGGACGACCACCGGATGTTCCGCACCGGTGTGCGGGCGGAGATCGGCGAGACCGGGCGGACCGGGATCGACGTGGTCGGCGAGGCCGACGACGTCGACCAGGCGGTGGCGGTGGTCGGCGAGACCCGGCCGGACGTGGTGCTGCTGGACGTCCATCTGCCGGGCGGCGGCGGAGTCGAGGTGCTCCGCCGCTGCGCCTCGCTGATGGGGGAGGGGGCGGGTACCGCCGGGGCCGCTTCCCCGGCCGGAGCCGGGGCCGGGGTCGGAGCCGGGGCCGGGGCTGCCGAGGGCGGGCAGCCGGCCCGGCCGGTGCGCTTCCTCGCGCTGTCGGTCTCGGACGCCGCGGAGGACGTGATCGGCGTGATCCGCGGCGGCGCGCGCGGCTACGTCACCAAGACCATCACCGGTGACGACCTGGTGGACGCGGTCTTCCGGGTCGCCGACGGGGACGCGGTCTTCTCGCCGCGGCTGGCCGGCTTCGTACTTGACGCCTTCGCGGCGACCGACACCCCGCCGGTGGACGAGGACCTGGACCGGCTCACCCAGCGGGAGCGCGAGGTGCTGCGGCTGATCGCCCGCGGCTACGCCTACAAGGAGATCGCCAAGCAGCTCTTCATCTCGGTGAAGACGGTCGAGTCGCATGTCTCCGCGGTGCTGCGGAAGCTGCAGCTGAGCAACCGCCACGAGCTCTCGCGATGGGCGGCGGCCCGGCGGCTGGTGTGA